A genomic segment from Nitrospirota bacterium encodes:
- the pstC gene encoding phosphate ABC transporter permease subunit PstC, with the protein MPVLFKKNPIDVAFSIITGLASLSVLVFIIGILYVLFTESSPAIEKFGVMKFLTSTDWDPVRESFGAATSLYGTAVATAIALFIAIPVAIGIAVFITEISPDFLKSPIGIAIELLAAIPSIIYGMWGLFVLVPIMADYIEPALQSTLGKIPLIGILFEGTPMGIDLLTAGIILSIMIIPFTASISRDAFNLTPEIVKESAYALGATKWEVVKNVVIPYSKLGVFGGIVLSLGRALGETMAVAFVLGNNHQITTSLLDAAATITVTLANEFTEADSDIYLASLFYLALILFVMSFITLAIAKFFLLRAERRFTR; encoded by the coding sequence TTGCCGGTACTTTTCAAGAAAAACCCGATTGACGTAGCATTCTCAATTATTACCGGCCTGGCCTCCCTGTCCGTTCTTGTCTTTATCATTGGAATACTGTATGTATTATTTACGGAATCATCACCTGCCATAGAAAAATTTGGAGTAATGAAGTTCCTGACCTCGACAGACTGGGACCCTGTGAGGGAGTCTTTCGGGGCAGCCACATCACTGTATGGCACGGCAGTAGCGACTGCAATAGCCCTCTTTATTGCCATACCTGTAGCAATCGGCATAGCGGTGTTTATAACTGAAATTTCCCCTGACTTTCTCAAGTCGCCTATAGGCATTGCCATTGAGCTCCTTGCCGCAATACCGAGCATCATTTACGGTATGTGGGGGCTCTTTGTTCTTGTGCCCATAATGGCAGACTATATAGAGCCGGCACTCCAGAGCACTTTGGGGAAAATCCCCCTCATAGGGATACTCTTTGAAGGCACACCCATGGGTATTGATCTTCTGACAGCAGGAATTATCCTGAGCATCATGATTATTCCCTTTACGGCAAGCATATCAAGGGATGCCTTTAACCTCACTCCGGAGATTGTAAAGGAATCCGCCTATGCCCTTGGGGCTACAAAGTGGGAGGTGGTAAAAAACGTTGTTATCCCCTATTCCAAGTTAGGCGTTTTTGGGGGCATAGTGCTTTCTCTTGGCAGGGCGCTTGGGGAGACAATGGCAGTTGCCTTTGTGCTTGGTAATAACCATCAGATTACCACATCACTCCTTGATGCCGCAGCAACAATCACGGTCACACTTGCAAATGAATTTACAGAGGCGGATTCGGATATATACCTTGCATCCCTCTTTTATCTGGCACTGATACTCTTTGTAATGAGCTTTATAACCCTGGCCATTGCAAAGTTCTTCCTCCTGAGGGCTGAAAGGAGGTTTACGAGGTGA
- a CDS encoding SDR family oxidoreductase, with product MDNFSLEGKVAVVTGGLGLLGREHCHALSEAGAKVIVADLDESMSQEFADTLPSDSRGIFLDVTEADSIKKFLQRVTGEFGQVDILVNNAGVNDMFENPALAPELSKFENYPLQMWKKMMDVNVTGVFLCSQVIGGQMARQGSGSIINIASIYGVVAPDQSIYCKPTGEQQFYKSPAYPASKGAVLSLTRFLASYWGRSGVRVNAISPGGVENSQATHFIENYSRKTPLCRMAKSSDYRGAIVFLASEASGYMTGANMIVDGGLVVI from the coding sequence ATGGATAACTTTTCATTGGAGGGCAAGGTGGCGGTTGTGACCGGCGGGCTCGGACTGCTTGGCAGGGAGCACTGCCATGCCCTCTCAGAGGCCGGGGCAAAAGTAATAGTTGCAGATCTTGATGAGAGTATGAGTCAGGAGTTTGCAGATACTCTTCCCTCTGATTCCCGGGGAATCTTCCTTGATGTAACAGAGGCTGATTCCATTAAAAAATTCCTTCAGAGGGTGACAGGAGAGTTCGGGCAGGTGGATATCCTTGTCAATAACGCAGGGGTCAATGATATGTTTGAAAATCCTGCCCTTGCACCAGAGCTGTCAAAGTTTGAAAACTATCCGCTTCAGATGTGGAAGAAGATGATGGATGTAAATGTAACCGGCGTATTCCTTTGCTCCCAGGTTATAGGGGGACAAATGGCCAGGCAGGGCAGCGGCAGTATCATCAATATTGCATCCATATACGGGGTTGTTGCCCCGGACCAGTCGATTTACTGCAAGCCGACGGGTGAGCAGCAATTCTACAAATCTCCCGCATATCCAGCAAGCAAGGGCGCAGTTCTCTCCCTTACAAGGTTTCTGGCATCGTACTGGGGACGGTCGGGTGTGCGTGTAAATGCCATCTCTCCAGGGGGTGTTGAAAATTCGCAGGCCACGCACTTTATAGAAAACTATTCCCGGAAGACCCCGCTTTGCAGGATGGCGAAGAGTTCGGATTACAGGGGGGCGATTGTCTTCCTGGCAAGCGAGGCATCCGGGTATATGACGGGTGCAAACATGATAGTTGACGGGGGGCTGGTTGTTATATGA
- a CDS encoding aminotransferase class III-fold pyridoxal phosphate-dependent enzyme, whose translation MLSTLKFKKSNPDIAGSDRLYLRALGLIPNVTQTLAKGPTQHVKGVAPKYLVSGKGSHVLDVDGNEFVDFDMAIGPVSLGYCYDPVDDAIRRQLDEGITFSLMHPLEVEVAELIQSVIPNAESVRFSKTGADVTSAAVRLARAFTGRNKILCCGYHGWHDWYIGITSRSNGVPQAVRDLTYTFNYNDIDSVMEALDDDTACVILEPVVFEAPRDNFLHALQDICRRNGTLLIFDEMWTGFRLAVGGAQEYFSVTPDLACYSKAIANGMPLSVLTGRRDVMSLLEEDVFFFTTFGGEALSLAAAQATITEIKTKDVPAYISLQGKILKDGYNRIAEGLDMPYTRCTGFDCRSIVTFDASAGNPLEMKSLMQQEMIKRGILWSGFHNICFSHTDEDIEYTLNVYSEVLQILKQAVSAGDVRGFLEGKPLEPVFRKTSGFNIKPGK comes from the coding sequence ATGCTGAGTACATTAAAGTTTAAAAAGTCTAATCCTGATATTGCCGGGTCTGACAGGCTGTATCTCCGGGCATTGGGCCTAATCCCCAATGTCACGCAGACACTTGCCAAGGGTCCCACCCAGCATGTAAAGGGAGTTGCACCAAAGTATCTTGTAAGTGGCAAAGGTTCTCACGTTCTGGATGTGGACGGTAACGAGTTTGTTGATTTTGATATGGCGATAGGCCCTGTCTCCCTCGGCTACTGTTATGACCCGGTGGATGATGCTATCAGGAGGCAGCTTGATGAGGGGATAACGTTTTCATTGATGCATCCCCTGGAGGTAGAGGTTGCGGAGCTGATACAGAGCGTAATTCCTAATGCAGAGTCAGTTCGTTTCAGCAAGACCGGGGCGGATGTAACCAGCGCTGCAGTCAGGCTTGCCAGGGCTTTTACAGGCAGGAATAAAATCCTCTGCTGTGGATATCATGGATGGCACGACTGGTATATTGGTATAACAAGCAGAAGCAACGGGGTTCCCCAGGCAGTCAGGGACCTTACATATACCTTCAACTACAATGATATTGATTCTGTAATGGAGGCCCTTGATGACGACACCGCGTGTGTCATCCTGGAGCCTGTTGTGTTTGAAGCCCCAAGGGATAACTTCCTGCACGCCTTGCAGGATATCTGCCGGCGCAATGGCACGCTGCTGATATTTGATGAGATGTGGACGGGTTTCAGGCTTGCAGTAGGAGGTGCCCAGGAGTATTTTTCAGTCACTCCCGACCTTGCCTGTTACTCAAAGGCGATTGCAAACGGTATGCCCCTGTCTGTGCTGACAGGCAGAAGAGACGTTATGTCGCTCCTTGAGGAGGATGTCTTTTTCTTTACAACCTTTGGTGGTGAGGCCCTCTCCCTTGCTGCAGCACAGGCAACCATTACCGAGATAAAGACTAAGGATGTGCCTGCGTATATTTCGCTTCAGGGAAAGATATTAAAGGACGGATACAACAGGATTGCTGAAGGTCTGGATATGCCCTATACCCGCTGCACTGGATTTGATTGCCGGAGCATCGTCACCTTTGATGCATCTGCCGGTAATCCCCTGGAGATGAAATCCCTCATGCAGCAGGAGATGATAAAGCGGGGGATTCTGTGGTCAGGCTTTCATAATATCTGCTTCAGCCATACGGATGAAGACATCGAGTATACACTGAATGTATACAGTGAGGTGTTGCAGATTTTGAAGCAGGCTGTTTCAGCAGGGGATGTCAGGGGATTTCTCGAAGGAAAGCCCCTTGAGCCGGTCTTCAGAAAAACGTCTGGGTTCAATATAAAACCCGGAAAGTAG
- a CDS encoding transketolase C-terminal domain-containing protein → MNYEELLKEIVLSDERFVVMTAENRSAIRNIPECLGERFIDVGIAEQSMIGIAAGLALRGRIPVVHALSAFLTMRAFEFIRTDIGIAGLPIKLVGAFPGFLSEANGPTHQAIEDIALMRGIPSMNVFCPSDEEDMLIGLETILKSPRPSYIRFNDLESSVKHDNVFHTGRAEILSEGEDITILTYGTLFREANRAMRLLEAEGKSVGLINLRTLKPIDEETIINAAMQTSLLVTVEDHFLAGGLFSILGEMFLRHNVTCRVLPFGLDERWFRPAMLQDILECEGLTGEKIADKILKESEKYAEYIKV, encoded by the coding sequence ATGAACTATGAAGAGCTATTAAAAGAGATTGTCCTGAGTGACGAGAGGTTTGTTGTGATGACTGCTGAAAACCGTTCAGCTATAAGGAATATTCCTGAGTGCCTTGGAGAGAGATTTATTGATGTGGGGATTGCTGAGCAGTCAATGATCGGCATTGCCGCCGGATTGGCACTGAGGGGACGGATTCCCGTTGTCCATGCACTGTCAGCCTTTCTTACGATGAGGGCCTTTGAGTTTATCCGGACGGATATAGGCATTGCAGGTCTGCCAATAAAACTGGTCGGTGCGTTTCCGGGCTTCCTCTCAGAGGCGAACGGGCCAACCCATCAGGCCATTGAGGATATTGCGCTTATGCGGGGTATCCCTTCCATGAATGTGTTCTGTCCATCTGATGAGGAGGATATGCTCATAGGGCTGGAGACGATACTGAAGAGTCCCCGGCCTTCATATATTCGTTTTAATGACCTTGAATCCTCAGTCAAACACGATAATGTTTTTCATACAGGAAGGGCTGAGATTCTTTCCGAGGGAGAGGATATCACGATTCTGACGTATGGCACCCTTTTCAGGGAGGCAAACAGGGCCATGAGGCTCCTGGAGGCAGAGGGCAAGTCAGTAGGGCTTATTAATCTCAGGACGCTGAAACCCATTGATGAAGAGACGATAATAAATGCCGCAATGCAGACATCTCTGCTCGTAACTGTGGAGGACCACTTTCTTGCGGGAGGGCTTTTCTCGATTCTGGGAGAGATGTTTTTAAGACATAACGTTACCTGCAGGGTTCTCCCCTTCGGGCTGGATGAAAGATGGTTCAGACCGGCCATGCTTCAGGATATCCTTGAGTGCGAAGGGCTGACAGGAGAGAAGATAGCGGATAAAATCCTAAAGGAGTCAGAAAAATATGCTGAGTACATTAAAGTTTAA
- a CDS encoding HAD hydrolase family protein, producing the protein MSHSLKEKAGKIKLLISDVDGVWTDAGVFYSEDGELLKRFSIRDGMGVERLRELVNVETGIITGENSGAVRKRAEKLRIKEVKLNVRDKAGALKEIMERRNLSSEEISYIGDDVNDIAVMEMVGLSACPADAIASVRDIADFVCNNTGGNGAFRDFAEMIILFKKR; encoded by the coding sequence ATGAGTCACAGCCTGAAGGAAAAGGCAGGGAAGATAAAACTCCTGATAAGTGATGTAGACGGCGTATGGACTGATGCGGGAGTATTTTATTCTGAAGACGGGGAGTTGTTAAAGCGGTTCTCCATAAGGGATGGTATGGGTGTAGAACGGCTGAGGGAACTTGTGAATGTGGAGACAGGAATTATTACAGGTGAAAACTCGGGTGCTGTTAGAAAGCGTGCCGAGAAGCTCAGGATAAAAGAGGTGAAACTGAACGTCAGGGATAAGGCAGGGGCCTTGAAGGAGATTATGGAGAGGAGAAACCTGAGCAGTGAGGAGATATCATACATAGGGGATGATGTAAACGATATCGCAGTAATGGAGATGGTGGGGCTTTCCGCGTGTCCTGCCGATGCCATTGCATCTGTCAGGGATATTGCGGATTTTGTCTGTAACAACACCGGCGGCAACGGTGCCTTCAGGGATTTTGCCGAGATGATCATACTTTTTAAAAAGAGGTGA
- a CDS encoding multidrug efflux SMR transporter, protein MHWVYLIIAGVLEVGWIYSLKFTEGFTRLLPILSYALFGAGAAFFLSLSLKVLPVGITYAIWTGIAIAGSNVVGMLIFEEPYRFLQLFYIFLILFGVAGLQISSMR, encoded by the coding sequence ATGCACTGGGTTTATCTGATTATAGCCGGAGTATTGGAGGTTGGGTGGATATACAGCCTCAAATTCACAGAGGGGTTTACCCGTTTACTGCCAATACTCTCCTATGCCTTGTTCGGGGCAGGGGCCGCTTTCTTCCTCTCCCTGTCATTAAAGGTCCTGCCCGTGGGTATTACATATGCCATCTGGACAGGTATAGCGATTGCCGGCAGTAATGTTGTAGGGATGCTTATCTTTGAGGAACCCTACAGGTTCCTGCAACTGTTTTATATCTTCCTTATACTCTTTGGGGTAGCCGGACTTCAAATATCCTCCATGCGCTGA
- a CDS encoding alkaline phosphatase, producing the protein MVFSPGVARAENPEQWFEDGQKAVEAAKRLKPVNRRARNVILFIGDGMGVSTVTAARILEGQLRGETGEENLLSFERLPYVALSKTYNTNQQVPDSAGAMTAMVTGVKTKAGLIAVNQNVIRGDYTTVSGNELTTILEIAEKAGMSTGVVTTTRITHATPAATYSHSPERNWEDDHDLPADAKAADFPDIARQLIEFPYGDGLEVVLGGGRRSFLPRSMSDPEYPDRTGERDDGRYLAEEWQEKYPFSVYVWNKTQFNAVDPYSTKHLLGLFEPSHMKYEYDRSGDAAGEPSLSEMTSKAIDILSRNKKGFFLMVEGGRIDHASHAGNAFRALTEAIEFSNAVKTAMEKINPEDTLVIVTADHSHVFTMAGYPTRGNDILGKVIGNDSRGEPLTDYATDSNGLPYTTLGYANGPGYIPGDRPDLTGVDTAAPDYRQEATIPKRSETHAGEDVAIYAGGPGASLLHGVQEQNVIYHVIAEALKAGHIGHKGDYGKGRR; encoded by the coding sequence ATGGTCTTCAGCCCGGGGGTTGCAAGGGCTGAAAACCCTGAACAATGGTTTGAGGATGGACAAAAGGCTGTTGAGGCTGCCAAGAGGCTGAAACCCGTTAACAGGCGTGCAAGGAATGTAATCCTCTTTATCGGTGATGGCATGGGTGTTTCAACTGTCACTGCCGCCCGAATCCTTGAGGGACAGCTAAGGGGAGAAACCGGGGAAGAGAATCTGCTGAGCTTTGAAAGGCTGCCTTATGTGGCGCTTTCAAAGACCTACAACACCAACCAGCAGGTGCCTGATTCAGCAGGGGCCATGACCGCAATGGTGACAGGCGTAAAGACCAAGGCAGGCCTTATAGCCGTCAACCAGAATGTTATACGCGGTGATTACACCACTGTTTCAGGGAACGAACTCACCACAATACTTGAGATAGCGGAGAAGGCCGGGATGTCAACAGGCGTGGTAACTACAACCCGCATAACCCATGCAACCCCGGCTGCGACCTATTCACACAGTCCCGAGCGCAACTGGGAAGATGACCATGACCTTCCCGCTGATGCAAAGGCGGCTGATTTTCCGGATATCGCCCGTCAATTAATAGAGTTTCCCTATGGCGACGGACTGGAGGTCGTGCTTGGTGGTGGTCGCCGCAGCTTCCTGCCAAGAAGCATGTCAGACCCTGAGTATCCGGACAGGACAGGTGAGAGGGATGATGGCCGTTATCTGGCAGAAGAGTGGCAGGAAAAGTATCCCTTTTCAGTCTATGTCTGGAACAAAACCCAGTTTAATGCCGTTGATCCTTACAGTACGAAACACCTGCTCGGATTATTTGAACCCTCACATATGAAGTATGAGTACGACCGTTCCGGTGATGCTGCCGGAGAACCTTCCCTGAGCGAGATGACTTCAAAGGCCATTGATATCCTTTCAAGGAATAAAAAAGGCTTTTTCCTGATGGTTGAAGGAGGCCGGATTGACCATGCCAGCCATGCCGGCAATGCATTCCGTGCCCTTACAGAGGCCATTGAATTTTCAAATGCGGTTAAGACCGCTATGGAGAAGATCAACCCTGAAGATACACTGGTTATAGTTACGGCAGACCATAGTCATGTATTCACGATGGCAGGTTATCCGACCCGTGGAAACGACATCCTGGGTAAGGTCATCGGCAACGACAGCAGGGGAGAGCCCTTGACGGATTATGCAACGGACTCCAACGGCCTTCCATACACTACTCTTGGCTATGCCAACGGCCCCGGTTACATCCCGGGAGACAGGCCTGACCTTACCGGTGTGGATACCGCCGCTCCCGACTACAGGCAGGAGGCAACCATTCCCAAACGCAGTGAGACACATGCCGGGGAGGATGTTGCAATCTATGCCGGGGGCCCGGGGGCAAGTCTGCTGCACGGTGTTCAGGAGCAGAACGTGATTTATCACGTCATTGCTGAGGCGTTAAAGGCAGGACATATTGGACATAAGGGAGATTATGGAAAAGGCAGAAGATAG
- a CDS encoding N-acetylneuraminate synthase family protein: MRKVRLKDRFIGDGEPVYVIGEIGINHNGSMDVAKKLIDGAAFAGCNAVKFQKRTPEKCVPKDQWHIERDTPWGRMTYIEYRHRVEFNCPQYEELIKYCLAKGIDWFASCWDEEAVDFIEEFSPPLHKAPSAALTDHSLLSRMRLTGRPLIISTGMSTMQEISEAVKVVGTEDLLIAHSTSTYPCGLDELNLKMLMTLREMFPAVPIGYSGHEIGLAPTWSAVTLGASFVERHITLDRAMWGTDQAASVEIIGMHRLIRNIRDIEKAMGDGVKRVYESELSSLRKMRRQHRETVMSDV, encoded by the coding sequence ATGAGAAAGGTAAGATTGAAGGACAGATTTATAGGTGATGGTGAGCCGGTTTATGTCATTGGCGAGATAGGCATAAACCACAATGGCTCAATGGATGTGGCAAAGAAGTTGATTGACGGTGCGGCCTTTGCCGGGTGCAATGCCGTTAAATTTCAGAAGCGGACTCCTGAGAAATGCGTTCCAAAGGACCAGTGGCATATTGAGAGGGATACCCCGTGGGGAAGGATGACCTATATTGAATACAGGCACAGGGTTGAGTTCAACTGCCCTCAATACGAAGAGCTTATAAAGTATTGTTTGGCAAAGGGTATAGACTGGTTTGCCTCTTGCTGGGATGAGGAGGCTGTTGATTTTATTGAAGAGTTCTCTCCTCCCCTTCATAAGGCCCCGTCTGCAGCATTAACAGACCATTCGCTGCTTTCAAGAATGAGGTTGACCGGCAGGCCGCTTATAATATCCACAGGTATGTCGACCATGCAGGAGATATCTGAGGCCGTAAAGGTTGTCGGGACAGAGGACCTTCTGATCGCCCATTCCACATCGACCTATCCCTGCGGCCTGGATGAATTGAACCTGAAGATGCTTATGACCCTGAGGGAGATGTTTCCTGCCGTGCCGATCGGCTACTCAGGACACGAGATAGGGCTTGCACCAACATGGTCGGCCGTTACTCTCGGGGCCTCCTTTGTTGAACGCCATATCACCCTTGACCGTGCAATGTGGGGGACGGATCAGGCAGCCTCAGTGGAGATTATAGGAATGCATCGGCTTATAAGAAACATCAGGGATATTGAGAAGGCCATGGGAGACGGTGTTAAGCGGGTTTACGAAAGTGAACTGAGTTCCCTCAGGAAGATGCGCCGGCAGCACAGGGAAACCGTGATGAGTGACGTCTGA
- the pstS gene encoding phosphate ABC transporter substrate-binding protein PstS: MKTILTLVAAITLIFSFGIAGAAETLNGAGASFPYPVYSAWGYNYNKATGIRLNYQSIGSGGGVRQIINRTVDFGASDAPLKPEKLEKENLMQFPAVIGGVVPVFNLPGIEPGAIKLTSNALCKVLLGDITYWDNKDIKKLNPDVPLKHKKITVVRRSDGSGTTAIFTTYLSQVCPEWKEKVGAGKAVKWPVGIGGKGNEGVANYVQKVKNSIGYVEFAYAKQNKLSYLRLENAAGNFVKPSFESFQDAAASGDFDPSKHFYLWLTNAPGKNAWPISGATFILLAKEKKESNPKVVKFFDWAFKNGDDTAKRLVYVPLPEPLKNKVRKYWKSQGIY, translated from the coding sequence ATGAAGACTATTTTGACACTGGTAGCAGCAATTACACTCATCTTTTCATTTGGCATTGCCGGAGCGGCAGAAACGCTTAATGGTGCAGGTGCCTCTTTTCCCTATCCTGTCTATTCTGCATGGGGATATAATTACAACAAGGCCACAGGCATTAGACTCAATTACCAGTCCATAGGCTCAGGTGGCGGGGTTAGGCAGATCATAAACAGGACAGTTGATTTTGGTGCCTCTGATGCTCCGCTGAAGCCGGAAAAGCTTGAAAAAGAGAATCTGATGCAGTTTCCTGCAGTGATTGGCGGGGTTGTTCCTGTGTTTAATCTGCCGGGTATAGAGCCTGGTGCAATCAAGCTGACCTCCAATGCACTGTGCAAGGTGCTGCTTGGTGATATAACGTACTGGGATAACAAGGATATCAAGAAATTGAATCCGGATGTGCCACTTAAACATAAAAAGATTACAGTTGTCCGCAGGTCCGACGGATCAGGCACAACAGCGATATTTACGACATATCTGAGCCAGGTATGTCCAGAGTGGAAAGAAAAGGTTGGTGCAGGAAAGGCGGTTAAATGGCCTGTCGGTATAGGCGGCAAGGGCAATGAGGGTGTGGCAAACTATGTGCAGAAGGTTAAGAACTCAATCGGATATGTTGAGTTTGCCTATGCAAAACAGAACAAACTCTCCTACCTTCGACTGGAGAACGCTGCCGGTAATTTTGTTAAGCCGAGCTTTGAGAGTTTTCAGGATGCAGCAGCCTCAGGCGATTTTGACCCGTCGAAACACTTCTATCTCTGGCTCACAAACGCCCCAGGTAAAAATGCATGGCCTATATCAGGTGCCACATTTATACTCCTTGCAAAGGAGAAGAAAGAGTCGAATCCGAAGGTTGTCAAGTTTTTTGACTGGGCATTTAAAAATGGCGATGATACTGCCAAAAGACTCGTTTATGTGCCCTTACCCGAGCCTTTAAAGAACAAGGTCAGAAAGTACTGGAAGTCTCAGGGGATTTATTAA
- a CDS encoding 1-deoxy-D-xylulose-5-phosphate synthase N-terminal domain-containing protein, producing MDNHMEKHALIRLKERALKVRGHILGMAARGGCFVGSALSCTDLVVFLYSRFLNIAKDNLNDPGRDYLFLSKGHAVPVLYGTFAELGFIHPGRLKNHLSTDDSVYWHPNRDIPGIEFHSGSLGHMLAVASGVALECKMKKQDNRIVVIVGDGELNEGSVWEALLIASAYRLDNLVIVVDRNRLQANAGTEDLIPLEPLIPKLQAFGMSVKSIDGHDFQDMEDVFSNIPFEADRPGVVIAHTIRGKGLPEIEDRVDKWFCKYSDEEAGRLIKALKSSNERLLEAI from the coding sequence ATGGATAATCATATGGAAAAACATGCCCTGATAAGGCTGAAAGAACGTGCCCTGAAGGTGAGGGGGCATATACTCGGGATGGCGGCGAGGGGCGGCTGTTTTGTGGGCTCAGCCCTGTCATGTACTGACCTGGTGGTTTTCCTTTACTCCCGGTTTCTTAATATAGCAAAGGACAACCTGAACGACCCTGGCCGTGATTACCTCTTCCTGTCAAAGGGACACGCCGTCCCCGTGCTTTACGGCACCTTTGCCGAGCTCGGCTTCATTCACCCCGGCAGGCTGAAAAATCATCTCAGCACGGATGACTCTGTCTACTGGCACCCTAACAGGGATATCCCCGGTATAGAATTTCACTCCGGCTCCCTGGGGCATATGCTTGCCGTAGCCTCGGGTGTGGCGCTGGAGTGCAAAATGAAAAAACAGGACAACAGAATAGTGGTGATTGTCGGCGACGGAGAGCTGAACGAAGGCTCGGTCTGGGAGGCCCTGCTCATTGCCTCTGCTTACAGGCTGGATAACCTCGTTATTGTAGTGGACAGGAACCGTCTTCAGGCAAACGCAGGGACTGAAGACCTCATCCCGCTGGAACCGTTGATTCCAAAGCTCCAGGCCTTTGGCATGTCTGTAAAAAGCATTGACGGGCATGACTTTCAGGATATGGAGGATGTATTTTCCAATATCCCTTTTGAAGCTGACAGGCCCGGTGTTGTGATAGCTCATACAATTCGGGGAAAGGGGCTGCCGGAGATTGAAGACCGTGTGGATAAATGGTTTTGTAAGTATTCTGATGAGGAGGCAGGGCGTTTGATAAAGGCGCTGAAATCCAGTAATGAACGGTTGTTGGAAGCGATATGA